In a genomic window of Ranitomeya imitator isolate aRanImi1 chromosome 5, aRanImi1.pri, whole genome shotgun sequence:
- the LOC138637634 gene encoding high mobility group nucleosome-binding domain-containing protein 5-like, with protein sequence MIVSIIDLCAHNIIFGRTSPDYIRERSAENDDFKFCSYIGQSLVSLEQKEQDTEKEQDTEKEHDTEKENNTEKEHGTEKEHGTEKEHGREKENNTEKEHGTEKEHGTEKEHGREKENNTEKEHGTEKEHGREKENNTEKENNTEKEHGTEKEHGTEKEHEKEHGTEKEHDTEKEHGTEKEHGREKENNTEKEHGTEKEHGTEKEHGREKENNTEKEHGTEKEHGTEKENNTEKENNTEKEHGTEKEHGTEKEHGTEKEHGTEKENNTEKEHGTEKEHGTEKEHGTEKENNTEKEHGTEKEHGTEKEHDTEKEHDTEKEHEQVHGTEKEHDTEKENNTEKEHGTKKEHSTEKEHDTEKEHDTEKEHDTEKEHDTEKEHDTEKEQDTEKENDLEMEHGTEQVHGREKEHDTEKEHNTEKEHGTEKEHNTEKENDLEMEHGTEQVHGREKEHDTEKEHNTEKEHGTEKEHNTEKENDLETEHGTEQVHGREKEHGTEKEHGTEKEHGTEKEHGTEKQHGTEKQHGTEKEHGTEKENDLEMEYGTEKEHGREKEHGTEKEHGTEKKHGTEKEHNTEKENDLELEYGTEKEHGREKEHGTEKEHGTEKKHGTEKEHNTEKENDTEMENDLEMEHGTEQVHG encoded by the exons AAAAGGAGCAAGACACAGAAAAGGAGCAAGACACAGAAAAGGAGCACGACACAGAAAAGGAGAACAacacagaaaaggagcacggcacagaaaaggagcacggcacagaaaaggagcacggcaGAGAAAAGGAGAACAacacagaaaaggagcacggcacagaaaaggagcacggcacagaaaaggagcacggcaGAGAAAAGGAGAACAacacagaaaaggagcacggcacagaaaaggagcacggcaGAGAAAAGGAGAACAACACAGAAAAGGAGAACAacacagaaaaggagcacggcacagaaaaggagcacggcacagaaaaggagcatg aaaaggagcacggcacagaaaaggagcacgacacagaaaaggagcacggcacagaaaaggagcacggcaGAGAAAAGGAGAACAacacagaaaaggagcacggcacagaaaaggagcacggcacagaaaaggagcacggcaGAGAAAAGGAGAACAacacagaaaaggagcacggcacagaaaaggagcacggcacagaaaaggagaacaacacagaaaaggagaacaacacagaaaaggagcacggcacagaaaaggagcacggcacagaaaaggagcacggcacagaaaaggagcacggcacagAAAAGGAGAACAACACAGAAAAGGAGCAtggcacagaaaaggagcacggcacagAGAAGGAGCACGGCACAGAAAAGGAGAACAACACAGAAAAGGAGCAtggcacagaaaaggagcacggcacagaaaaggagcacgacacagaaaaggagcacgacacagaaaaggagcacg aacaggtgcacggcacagaaaaggagcacgaCACAGAAAAGGAGAACAACACAGAAAAGGAGCATGGCACAAAAAAGGAGCACAGCACAGAAAAGGAGCACGACACAGAAAAGGAGCACGACACAGAAAAGGAGCACGACACAGAAAAGGAGCACGACACAGAAAAGGAGCACGACACAGAAAAGGAGCAAGACACAGAAAAGGAGAACGACCTAGAAATGGAGCACGGCACAGAACAGGTGCACGGCAGAGAAAAGGAGCACGACACAGAAAAGGAGCACAacacagaaaaggagcacggcacagaaaaggagcacaACACAGAAAAGGAGAACGACCTAGAAATGGAGCATGGCACAGAACAGGTGCACGGCAGAGAAAAGGAGCACGACACAGAAAAGGAGCACAacacagaaaaggagcacggcacagaaaaggagcacaACACAGAAAAGGAGAACGACCTAGAAACGGAGCATGGCACAGAACAGGTGCACGGCAGagaaaaggagcacggcacagaaaaggagcacggcacagaaaaggagcacggcacagaaaaggagcacggcacagAAAAGCAGCACGGCACAGAAAAGCAGCACGGCACAGAAAAGGAGCATGGCACAGAAAAGGAGAACGACCTAGAAATGGAGTAtggcacagaaaaggagcacggcagagaaaaggagcacggcacagaaaaggagcacggcacagaaaagaagcacggcacagaaaaggagcacaACACAGAAAAGGAGAACGACCTAGAACTGGAGTAtggcacagaaaaggagcacggcagagaaaaggagcacggcacagaaaaggagcacggcacagaaaagaagcacggcacagaaaaggagcacaACACAGAAAAGGAGAACGACACAGAAATGGAGAACGACCTAGAAATGGAGCATGGCACAGAACAGGTGCACGGCTAA
- the LOC138637632 gene encoding TRAF3-interacting protein 1-like produces MHGTEKENDTEKEHDTEKENDTEKMHGTEKEHGTEKEHDTEKENDTEKEHDTEKENDTEKMHGTEKENDTEKEHDTEKENDTEKMHGTEKENDTEKEHDTEKENDTEKMHGTEKENGTEKEHDTEKEQDTGKENDIEKEQDTEKEHNTEKENDSEKEHGTEKEHDTEKENDTEM; encoded by the coding sequence ATGCATGGCACAGAAAAGGAGAATGACACAGAAAAGGAGCATGACACAGAAAAGGAGAACGACACTGAAAAGATGCAtggcacagaaaaggagcacggcacagaaaaggagcacgaCACAGAAAAGGAGAACGACACAGAAAAGGAGCACGACACAGAAAAGGAGAATGACACAGAAAAGATGCATGGCACAGAAAAGGAGAATGACACAGAAAAGGAGCACGACACAGAAAAGGAGAACGACACAGAAAAGATGCATGGCACAGAAAAGGAGAATGACACAGAAAAGGAGCACGACACAGAAAAGGAGAACGACACAGAAAAGATGCATGGCACAGAAAAGGAGAAtggcacagaaaaggagcacgaCACAGAAAAGGAGCAGGACACAGGAAAGGAGAACGACATAGAAAAGGAGCAGGACACAGAAAAAGAGCACAACACAGAAAAGGAGAACGACAGCGAAAAGGAGCACGGCACAGAAAAGGAACATGACACAGAAAAGGAGAATGACACAGAAATGTAG
- the LOC138637633 gene encoding splicing regulatory glutamine/lysine-rich protein 1-like, translating into MSDIGSERKQLRQMHGTEKEHSTKKEHGTEKENDTEKENDTEKMHGTEKEHGTERENDTEKEHDTEKENDTEKEQDTEKENDTEKMYGTEKENDTEKEHDTEKENDTEKMHGTEKEHSTEKEHDTEKENDTEKEHDTEKENDTEKMHATEKENDTEKEHDTEKENDTEKMHGTEKEHDTEKEQDTEKEHGTEKEHGTEKEHDTEKENDTEKEHDTEKENDTEKMHGTEKENDRKGARHRKGERHRKDAWHRKGARHRKGAGHRKDAWHRKGARHRKGARHRKGERHRKGARHRKGERHRKDAWHRKGARYRKGAGHRKRARHRKRAQHKRRTTPKRSTAQKRSMTQKRRMTQKWSMAQKKEHGTERENDTEKEHDTEKENNTEKEQNTEKENDTEKMYGTEKENDTEKEHDTEKMHGTEKEHGTEKEHDTEKENDTEKENDTKKENDTKKMHGTEKENDTEKEHDTEKENDTEKMHGTEKEHDTEKDNDTEKMHVT; encoded by the coding sequence atgtctgacattgggtcagaacgaaaacagttaCGACAGATGCATGGCACAGAAAAGGAGCACAGCACAAAAAAGGAGCACGGCACAGAAAAGGAGAACGACACAGAAAAGGAGAATGACACAGAAAAGATGCAtggcacagaaaaggagcacggcacagAAAGGGAGAACGACACAGAAAAGGAGCACGACACAGAAAAGGAGAACGACACAGAAAAGGAGCAAGACACAGAAAAGGAGAACGACACAGAAAAGATGTATGGCACAGAAAAGGAGAATGACACAGAAAAGGAGCACGACACAGAAAAGGAGAACGACACAGAAAAGATGCATGGCACAGAAAAGGAGCACAGCACAGAAAAGGAGCACGACACAGAAAAGGAGAACGACACAGAAAAGGAGCACGACACAGAAAAGGAGAACGACACAGAAAAGATGCATGCCACAGAAAAGGAGAATGACACAGAAAAGGAGCACGACACAGAAAAGGAGAACGACACAGAAAAGATGCATGGCACTGAAAAGGAGCACGACACAGAAAAGGAGCAGGacacagaaaaggagcacggcacagaaaaggagcacggcacagaaaaggagcacgaCACAGAAAAGGAGAACGACACAGAAAAGGAGCACGACACAGAAAAGGAGAACGACACAGAAAAGATGCATGGCACAGAAAAGGAGAATGACAGAAAAGGAGCACGACACAGAAAAGGAGAACGACACAGAAAAGATGCAtggcacagaaaaggagcacgaCACAGAAAAGGAGCAGGACACAGAAAAGATGCAtggcacagaaaaggagcacggcacagaaaaggagcacgaCACAGAAAAGGAGAACGACACAGAAAAGGAGCACGACACAGAAAAGGAGAACGACACAGAAAAGATGCAtggcacagaaaaggagcacgaTACAGAAAAGGAGCAGGACACAGAAAAAGAGCACGACACAGAAAAAGAGCACAACACAAAAGGAGAACGACACCGAAAAGGAGCACGGCACAGAAAAGGAGCATGACACAGAAAAGGAGAATGACACAGAAATGGAGCATGGCACAGAAAAAGGAGCACGGCACAGAAAGGGAGAACGACACAGAAAAGGAGCACGACACAGAAAAGGAGAACAACACAGAAAAGGAGCAAAACACAGAAAAGGAGAACGACACAGAAAAAATGTATGGCACAGAAAAGGAGAATGACACAGAAAAGGAGCACGACACAGAAAAGATGCAtggcacagaaaaggagcacggcacagaaaaggagcacgaCACAGAAAAGGAGAACGACACAGAAAAGGAGAACGACACAAAAAAGGAGAACGACACAAAAAAGATGCATGGCACAGAAAAGGAGAATGACACAGAAAAGGAGCACGACACAGAAAAGGAGAACGACACAGAAAAGATGCAtggcacagaaaaggagcacgaCACAGAAAAGGATAACGACACAGAAAAGATGCATGTCACATAA